A window from Citrus sinensis cultivar Valencia sweet orange chromosome 3, DVS_A1.0, whole genome shotgun sequence encodes these proteins:
- the LOC102617968 gene encoding beta-carotene isomerase D27, chloroplastic, producing MEAKLLPQTYRTPFISTVLVPRRHRVRIIKPETSCVVAVLARPAETRNAKPKQLERKAEVVQKTVYNDGWFDQIAINHLSQSVQDATGIKNNKGGYEGMVEAAKAVLRNFDQAQQRAIVIQALERAFPRPILTMVRAVLPESKLAREFFAVFTTIFFAWLVGPCEVRESEVNGKTEKNVVHIKKCRFLEESNCVGMCTNLCKMPSQTFIKDSLGMPVNMVPNFDDMSCEMIFGQEPLASSDDPAFKQPCYKLCKESRRHTLKCST from the exons ATGGAAGCCAAACTACTTCCTCAAACTTACCGTACCCCCTTCATCAGCACGGTGCTGGTTCCGCGGAGGCACCGCGTCCGTATTATTAAGCCGGAAACAAGTTGTGTCGTTGCTGTGCTCGCGAGGCCAGCGGAGACGAGAAATGCGAAGCCAAAACAGTTGGAAAGAAAAGCTGAGGTTGTGCAGAAAACGGTTTATAATGATGGCTGGTTTGATCAAATTGCCATTAACCATTTGTCTCAAAGTGTCCAAGATGCTACAG GAATAAAAAACAACAAGGGTGGTTATGAGGGGATGGTGGAGGCAGCAAAGGCAGTTTTACGAAACTTCGATCAAGCCCAACAACGTGCAATTGTCATTCAAGCCCTTGAGAGAGCGTTTCCGAGGCCAATCCTCACCATG GTACGAGCCGTGTTACCAGAATCTAAATTGGCAAGGGAATTTTTTGCCGTCTTCACCACAATATTTTTTGCTTGGCTGGTCGGACCGTGCGAG GTGAGGGAATCAGAGGTTAATGGCAAGACAGAAAAGAATGTAGTCCACATAAAAAAGTGCAG gTTTTTAGAGGAGAGTAATTGTGTAGGGATGTGCACCAATCTATGTAAGATGCCATCTCAAACCTTTATCAAGGACTCCCTGGGAATGCCAGTCAATATGGTCCCTA attttgatgatatgagCTGTGAGATGATATTTGGTCAAGAGCCTCTAGCATCATCTGATGATCCAGCATTCAAGCAACCATGCTacaaattat GTAAAGAAAGCCGAAGGCATACCCTGAAGTGCTCGACTTGA